In a single window of the Thunnus albacares chromosome 1, fThuAlb1.1, whole genome shotgun sequence genome:
- the LOC122996337 gene encoding uncharacterized protein LOC122996337, whose protein sequence is MKSNGIGTNDNIKQGSNKVSCFLLDSYERGLTASTPFHGTTPAVSSIGLSSGADRDEHLDVIAEATQMQVLEQRLYDMSIVEEDMEENVFNHSVMGGASQKAPSIDRLEVIGIDETVHDQPSHEDPPDEPSPCDQAPVFPAPQRVLCEDDIIGARASIVYEDCLRQLATLVILPADKCSSLLKTDVLCNCVAPFKVKITSRGHINEHRMDLSQWTQHVEVEFPAYNCSYTTMENDTKVIIHVATIDKQQTSWNSVVMEKESFIQTVDKMTSQIKLVEICTYAHTQIGALMNPDKGRYKDLRIHHSLDMWHGAKNLVKKSCCTMGWHYSSCL, encoded by the exons ATGAAGTCAAACGGAATTGGAACAAACGACAACATAAAACAAGGATCAAACAAAGTTTCCTGTTTTCTGCTGGACAG ctaTGAGAGAGGTCTCACAGCATCGACTCCTTTTCATGGCACAACTCCAGCAGTGTCTAGTATTGGTCTTTCTAGTGGGGCAGACAG AGATGAGCATCTGGATGTCATTGCAGAAGCCACACAAATGCAGGTCCTTGAACAAAG ATTATATGACATGAGCATTGTTGAGGAGGACATGGAGGAAAATGTTTTCAACCACAGTGT AATGGGTGGAGCATCACAGAAAGCACCATCTATTGATCGACTGGAAGTTATTGGAATCGACGAGACGGTGCATGACCAGCCTTCACATGAAGACCCTCCGGATGAGCCTTCTCCCTGTGATCAGGCACCTGTTTTCCCAGCCCCACAGCGTGTCCTTTGTGAAGATGACATCATAGGTGCCAGAGCTTCTATAGTATATGAGGACTGCTTGAGACAACTGGCTACACTTGTGATCCTGCCTGCGGATAAATGCTCAAGCCTTTTGAAGACTGATGTGTTGTGCAACTGTGTTGCCCCCTTTAAGGTCAAAATCACTTCAAGGGGGCACATCAATGAGCATCGTATGG ATCTGTCCCAATGGACACAGCATGTGGAGGTGGAATTCCCAGCCTATAACTGCAGCTACACCACCATGGAGAATGACACTAAGGTGATAATTCATGTTGCCACCATAGACAAGCAGCAGACATCATGGAACTCTGTCGTCATGGAGAAGGAGAGTTTTATACAGACTGTTGAcaaaatgacatcacagatAAAGCTAGTGGAGATCTGTACATATGCTCATACCCAGATTGGAGCTCTTATGA ACCCAGACAAAGGCAGATACAAGGACCTCAGAATTCATCACAGTCTGGACATGTGGCATGGTGCCAAGAACCTGGTCaaaaaaagctgct gcacTATGGGTTGGCATTATTcatcatgtctgtga